The Stigmatella aurantiaca genome segment ACGGGCGGGACGGGGCAGTTCGCAGGACGGGGCAGGACGGGCGGGACGGGGCAGGACGCAGGGTGGGGGAGGGGGACGGTCGGAGGGAACGGCAGTGCAGTGAGGACGTCGCGGAAGTGGGGGCGTGACGTTGGGGGGATGGAAGGTCGGGGGGTTTAGGAACGGCTCAGGGGTAGGTCGAGTGGCGGGGATGGAGAGCCGGTACCTGGCGGAGGAGCACGCTCGCTGGGACCGGCGTTTTCACGTTCGGAGGGGAGGGCGAGCATGACATGGGTGTTCGCGCTTCTCGCGATGGGGCTCGTGTTCCTGGCCCCGAGAGCGCATGCGCTGGATGGCCGGGCGCACGCGTTTGGAAATGAAGTCCGGCTGCGGATGCAGGATCCGGAGCGTCTGGCGCCCTTCGGGCTGCTGCTGGACGCGAACCTGCCCGAGAAAATCGGTTGGTCCGCGGTGTTCCGGCCCTCGCCGCACCTGCGGCTGCAGATGGGGGGCGCGCACAATGGCCTGCGGCTGGGGGGCCGGGTGGCGGTGACGCTGCGGCCATTGCCGGCGGGCGCTTCGCCCTCTCTCTCGTTCGAGCTGGGACACGCGTTCGCCGGCAGCGCCCATGCGCTGACGCGGCGCCTGTCGGACAGCTCGCAGATGCCAGGCCCCACGATGGACCGCGTGGGCTACTCCTACGCCAGCGTGCACCTGGGCTTCGAGGCCGGCGCGCCCGGCCGGTACATGTTCTTCGTCCGGGGGGGCATGAGCTGGGTGCAGCTCGATGTGCCCAACCTGGAGACGCTGGGAGAACCCTTCCTCGCGAACCTCGGTTCGCTGGAGGCGCAAGGGGGCCGGTTCCTCTACGCCAGGCCCTCCGCGAAGCTGGGGCTCATCGTCTACTTCGGGTGAGCCTGCCGGGCGAAGTGGCCGAGGAACTCCAGCACCTGGGCATCGCCCCAGAAGCGCGGGGCGCGCCAGTGGCCCGAGACGAAGCCCACGTGGCCCCCGTGCTCCGTCAACACGATGCTCAGCAGCGGGTTGTCCGCGGCGCCGGGTGGGATGACGGGGGTTTCCAGCATGGGGTCATCGCTGGCGCTCAGCAGCAGGGTGGGCCGCTGGATGGCGTGCAGCCGGGGCCCGGAGGAGGCCTCCGCGTAGTAGTGGGCCGCGTCCCGGAAGCCATGCAAGGGCGCGGTGACGGCATCATCGAAGGCGCGGATGGAGTGCGCGGCCTCCATGGCCTTGCGATCGAAGGCGCCGGGAAAGCGCCGCAGCTTCTCGCGGGCCTTGTGCTTGAGCGTGCGCAGGAAGCGCTCCCGGTACAGGCGCTGGAAGGGGCCCGGACCGTCGATCTTGCGGCAGCACGCATCCAGCAAGAACGGCGCGCTCACGGCCGCCGCGGCCTCCACGGGGGCCTCCGCGCCCGTCTCCGCCAGCAGCCGGCAGAGCACGTTGGCGCCCAGGGAGAAGCCCACGGCGTACAGCGGGCCCCGCAGGCGCCGGCGCAGGAGCCCCATCACCTCGAGCGCGTCGCCGATCTCTCCCGAGTGGTACGAGCGCGCCAGGCGGTTCGGCTCGCCGCTGCAAGAGCGGAAGTTGAGCGCGGTCGCGCCCCAGCCCCGCGAGGCCGCGCCCCGGAGGACGGCGGCGACGTAGCCCGACCCGGACGAGCCCTCCAGCCCGTGGAGCACCAGCACGTGCGGCGCGCCCTCGGGCGAGTCGAGAATGTCGAGGTCGACGAAGTCCCCGTCGGACAGCTCGTGCCGCTCACGGCGCAGGGGCGGAACACGGGTGGGCCGCACGAGCGACGCATAGATGGTCTGCGCGTGGGGGGAGGCCAGCCACGGCGCGGGAGCGAAGGCTTCGGTGGGTTGGAATCGCACGGGCCGGCAATCTACAGGGCGCCGCGGGCCTGGCGCATGGACGTGCAGCCCTTCTGCCGGAGGGTGGCCGCCTCGGCGCCCAGCTCGAACAGCTCCAGGTACTTCTGGACGCGCTCGTCCAGCGTGGGCGCCTCGATGAGGCGGCACACCTCATCGGCCTGGTAGCTGCGGCAGACGCTGGGCCGCCGGTCATACACCGTGCAGAGGTTCTCCTCGGAGAGGTGGGGACAGCGCATCCCCAGCGGCTTGTCCAAGGCGGCGATGTCGGGCGCGACGCAGCAGGCGCCACAGCGGGTGCACTCCATGGCGCGATGCTACCCCTGTTTCCGCGCTACACCCACAGGGCCCGGGCAACGGGCAGGTCCTCGGCCAGGAGCACCCCGGGCCGCAGCGCCTGCAGCATGGGCAGGGAGCCGTCCCGAGGCTCCCGCGTGGCGCCCGGGACGCGGGCCAGCCAGGGGGCGGTGGCCGGCTCCTCCCACACCTCCACCCGGGAGAGCCCCGCACGGTGGGCCACGCGCTGGGCGGCGCCCAGGAGGGCGGCGGCGTCCTGGGCGCTCCGGGCATCGAGCCACAGCAGCACGAGCACGCCATACCGGCCCACCATGGCCCAGAGCGCGGTGGAGTCACCCACGGTGGCGCCGCAGGCCTCCGGGCGGGGGCGGCCGAGCTGCTCCGCATAGATGCGCTCGCGCTCGAGGTGCCAGTCCACCTGCGCGGCGGTGGGCCAGAGGTAGAAGGGCCGCTCGGGCGCCTTCGCGCGGTCCAGGGCGCGCTCCAGGTCCTTCTCCGTCAGCAGTCCATCCACACCCGTGGCGGGGTCGCCCGGCTCGGGCGCGAGGGTCCAGTTCCAGGCGGGCACCTCGCGGTAGCCCGAGCGCTGGTAGAGGGGGGCGCCCACATCGGAGAAGAGCAGGGCGGCCTGGGCGTTGGGCGCACGCCCGAGCTCCGTCACGAGCAAGTCCATCATCCGCGTGGCGTAGCCGCGGCCCCGCAGCCGCTCCTCGGTGAAGACGCTGGCAATGGCGAAGCTGTCCCCCGGCACCGGTGTCCCGTCCCCGGCGCGCAGGACGCTGCGGGTGCGGAACGTCTCGCAGGAGGCGAGCACGCTGTCCGCCTCGTCACACAGCAGCCACGTCTGCATGCCGGCGCGGGCCCAGGGGTGGGCGCGCAGCCGCTGCTCGCGGACGGCGTAGCCCTCGCGGGTGAGGGGCGGCCCCCACTCCGAATAGGTGACGGCATCGCGTGTGGTCTTCTGGGCGTCGGTGGCGAGGACGAGGCGCATGGCTCAAATCCGGGTGGTGACGGGGACGCGGAAGTGGAGCAGCAGGTAGGGCTGGCCCACGTGGAAGATGGACGCATCCAGGGGCTTCACCTCGCCCAGGGTGCCCAGCTTCTGGGGAACATAGACGGTGGAGGCCCACCCGAGGCTCAGCAGGAAGCTCTTGCTGAGCTGGAACTCGAGATCCAACCCGGCCTGGAGCCCGGGCCGCAGGAAGTGGGTGTTCTCCAGCGTGTCCGAGTACAGATAGGCGTAGGTGAGCACCAGGCCCGCGTCGAACGAGAGGCGCACGGGGCTGGGGGTGAGCCCGAGCCCAATGCCCAGCGGCTTCCAGGTGGCGCCGTAGATGCCCGTGTTCCGGTACTTCGGAGAAATGATGAGCGTGTCCGGAATGAGGGCCGCCAGGGGAGGCGCGACGCGGATCTCCCCGGCCTTCAGGGCCTGGCTCCGGTACCTGCGGGGGATGAGGGACCGGTTCTTGCGCAACCACTCCGGGTCGAGCACCGCCTCCACGTCGAGCTTCAGGCCGGTGTGCAGGGGCTGGTCCTCGAAGACGGGCCCGAAGAAGAGGAGCGCGGAGGGGCCCACGGCGAAGTCCACCGGCACGGTGACCTGACGGGCCGCGGACGCAGCGCCGGGAAGAAGCAGCAGCAGCAAAAGGAGGGCAGGGGAGGTGGGCTTCATGGAAATCCGCTCCGGGGGGCTGAACGCACCGCGCAGGAAGAGTAAAGGGAGCGGACGTCCGCTGTCGTCAGGACAACACAAAGGATCCGAAGAGAGTCTCCCATGCTGACCGCCTTCCTCGTTGCCACGTCCCTCCAGTCCCAGGTTCCCCCCGCTTCCGCCCCGCCCCCCCCGGCGCCCGCGCAGACCGCCGCCGCCGAGCGTGCCGCGGCCGCCGCGGAGAGCGCCGCCACCGCGGCCCAGGAAGCAGCAAAGGCCAGTGAGCGCATGGCCACCGCCGTGGAGAAGCTGACGGAGGCCCTGGCCCATCCCCCCGCCGTCCCCCCCGCGGCGATG includes the following:
- a CDS encoding hydrolase, translating into MRFQPTEAFAPAPWLASPHAQTIYASLVRPTRVPPLRRERHELSDGDFVDLDILDSPEGAPHVLVLHGLEGSSGSGYVAAVLRGAASRGWGATALNFRSCSGEPNRLARSYHSGEIGDALEVMGLLRRRLRGPLYAVGFSLGANVLCRLLAETGAEAPVEAAAAVSAPFLLDACCRKIDGPGPFQRLYRERFLRTLKHKAREKLRRFPGAFDRKAMEAAHSIRAFDDAVTAPLHGFRDAAHYYAEASSGPRLHAIQRPTLLLSASDDPMLETPVIPPGAADNPLLSIVLTEHGGHVGFVSGHWRAPRFWGDAQVLEFLGHFARQAHPK
- a CDS encoding YkgJ family cysteine cluster protein translates to MECTRCGACCVAPDIAALDKPLGMRCPHLSEENLCTVYDRRPSVCRSYQADEVCRLIEAPTLDERVQKYLELFELGAEAATLRQKGCTSMRQARGAL
- a CDS encoding GNAT family N-acetyltransferase is translated as MRLVLATDAQKTTRDAVTYSEWGPPLTREGYAVREQRLRAHPWARAGMQTWLLCDEADSVLASCETFRTRSVLRAGDGTPVPGDSFAIASVFTEERLRGRGYATRMMDLLVTELGRAPNAQAALLFSDVGAPLYQRSGYREVPAWNWTLAPEPGDPATGVDGLLTEKDLERALDRAKAPERPFYLWPTAAQVDWHLERERIYAEQLGRPRPEACGATVGDSTALWAMVGRYGVLVLLWLDARSAQDAAALLGAAQRVAHRAGLSRVEVWEEPATAPWLARVPGATREPRDGSLPMLQALRPGVLLAEDLPVARALWV